One window from the genome of Carnobacteriaceae bacterium zg-84 encodes:
- a CDS encoding DUF1542 domain-containing protein: MAKEEAIDKAEGLTETEKAKAKQAVQDAADKAKTAIDAATDVEEVNKAKEDGEKEIENSPVTSEKEDVKVAVDKAKEDAKKAIDDAKVAKEEAIDKAEGLTETEKAKAKQAVQDAADKAKTAIDAATDVEEVNKAKEDGEKKLKIHQ, from the coding sequence GTGGCTAAAGAAGAAGCAATCGATAAAGCAGAAGGCCTAACAGAAACAGAAAAAGCCAAAGCAAAACAAGCAGTTCAAGACGCAGCAGATAAAGCAAAAACAGCTATTGACGCTGCAACAGATGTGGAAGAAGTCAACAAAGCAAAAGAAGATGGCGAAAAAGAAATTGAAAATTCACCAGTAACATCAGAAAAAGAAGATGTAAAAGTAGCAGTTGATAAAGCGAAAGAAGATGCGAAAAAAGCGATTGATGATGCCAAAGTGGCTAAAGAAGAAGCAATCGATAAAGCAGAAGGCCTAACAGAAACAGAAAAAGCCAAAGCAAAACAAGCAGTTCAAGACGCAGCAGATAAAGCAAAAACAGCTATTGACGCTGCAACAGATGTGGAAGAAGTCAACAAAGCAAAAGAAGATGGCGAAAAGAAATTGAAAATTCACCAGTAA
- a CDS encoding DUF1542 domain-containing protein, which produces MAKEEAIDKAEGLTETEKAKAKQAVQDAADKAKTAIDAATDVEEVNKAKEDGEKEIENSPVTSEKEDVKVAVDKAKEDAKKAIDDAKVAKEEAIDKAEGLTETEKAKAKQAVQDAADKAKTAIDAATDVEEVNKAKEDGEKEIENSPVTSEKEDVKVAVDKAKEDAKKAIDDAKVAKEEAIDKAEGLTETEKAKAKQAVQDAADKAKTAIDAATDVEEVNKAKEDGEKEIENSPVTSEKEDVKVAVDKAKEDAKKAIDDAKVAKEEAIDKAEGLTETEKAKAKQAVQDAADKAKTAIDAATDVEEVNKAKEDGEKEIENSPVTSEKKM; this is translated from the coding sequence GTGGCTAAAGAAGAAGCAATCGATAAAGCAGAAGGCCTAACAGAAACAGAAAAAGCCAAAGCAAAACAAGCAGTTCAAGACGCAGCAGATAAAGCAAAAACAGCTATTGACGCTGCAACAGATGTGGAAGAAGTCAACAAAGCAAAAGAAGATGGCGAAAAAGAAATTGAAAATTCACCAGTAACATCAGAAAAAGAAGATGTAAAAGTAGCAGTTGATAAAGCGAAAGAAGATGCGAAAAAAGCGATTGATGATGCCAAAGTGGCTAAAGAAGAAGCAATCGATAAAGCAGAAGGCCTAACAGAAACAGAAAAAGCCAAAGCAAAACAAGCAGTTCAAGACGCAGCAGATAAAGCAAAAACAGCTATTGACGCTGCAACAGATGTGGAAGAAGTCAACAAAGCAAAAGAAGATGGCGAAAAAGAAATTGAAAATTCACCAGTAACATCAGAAAAAGAAGATGTAAAAGTAGCAGTTGATAAAGCGAAAGAAGATGCGAAAAAAGCGATTGATGATGCCAAAGTGGCTAAAGAAGAAGCAATCGATAAAGCAGAAGGCCTAACAGAAACAGAAAAAGCCAAAGCAAAACAAGCAGTTCAAGACGCAGCAGATAAAGCAAAAACAGCTATTGACGCTGCAACAGATGTGGAAGAAGTCAACAAAGCAAAAGAAGATGGCGAAAAAGAAATTGAAAATTCACCAGTAACATCAGAAAAAGAAGATGTAAAAGTAGCAGTTGATAAAGCGAAAGAAGATGCGAAAAAAGCGATTGATGATGCCAAAGTGGCTAAAGAAGAAGCAATCGATAAAGCAGAAGGCCTAACAGAAACAGAAAAAGCCAAAGCAAAACAAGCAGTTCAAGACGCAGCAGATAAAGCAAAAACAGCTATTGACGCTGCAACAGATGTGGAAGAAGTCAACAAAGCAAAAGAAGATGGCGAAAAAGAAATTGAAAATTCACCAGTAACATCAGAAAAGAAGATGTAA
- a CDS encoding DUF1542 domain-containing protein, with protein MDDAKAAKDTAIDEKFNNKELTETERDDAKKAAKQAADTAKEAIDAATNVEGVNTAKTEGLPKVNAEVNGAIKSNAKQDMILQQESQRSHRQL; from the coding sequence ATTGATGACGCCAAAGCCGCTAAAGATACCGCAATCGACGAGAAATTCAACAACAAAGAATTAACAGAAACAGAAAGAGACGATGCGAAAAAAGCCGCTAAACAAGCAGCAGATACGGCAAAAGAAGCCATCGATGCCGCAACAAATGTTGAGGGAGTCAATACGGCAAAAACAGAGGGTCTACCAAAAGTAAACGCTGAAGTAAATGGCGCAATCAAATCAAACGCTAAACAAGACATGATACTGCAGCAAGAAAGCCAAAGAAGCCATCGACAACTCTGA
- a CDS encoding DUF1542 domain-containing protein produces MKSNAKQDIDTAAEKAKEAIDNSDLPEDVKTKAKDAVEKAKEAAKQAIDNATTDADVNTEKEAGKQAIDLPKAKEDAKKPLMTPKPLKIPQSTRNSTTKN; encoded by the coding sequence ATCAAATCAAACGCTAAACAAGACATTGATACTGCAGCAGAGAAAGCCAAAGAAGCCATCGACAACTCTGACTTACCAGAAGACGTCAAAACAAAAGCAAAAGACGCAGTAGAGAAAGCCAAAGAAGCCGCTAAACAAGCGATCGATAACGCCACAACGGACGCTGACGTCAACACTGAAAAAGAAGCTGGTAAACAAGCGATAGACTTACCAAAAGCCAAAGAAGATGCGAAAAAGCCATTGATGACGCCAAAGCCGCTAAAGATACCGCAATCGACGAGAAATTCAACAACAAAGAATTAA